The Mycolicibacterium mageritense genome contains a region encoding:
- the mbtD gene encoding mycobactin polyketide synthase MbtD, translated as MTTNVRLPDGRTPVLLSAHAEDLISLDAAAILGYLDRRPRVEVPEVAHTILSTRRMRRHRAVIRAADRDELAEALTSLVNGQDHHLVTRASVGPQHGSRSRIAFVFPGQGSQWPSMGVEAYHRVPEYRAEADKCAAQFAAAGAASPLDYLLADNGAATNDFSQLQIQGAQFVHGAALAQVWRSCGVLPDITVGHSLGEIGAAYVAGSITLPEAVAIVIARATVLDRLTGPYRVAVLGVTADEAAAVVAETPGWLELSVVNSRSSVAVSGDSDAVAAAVRTVTERGGFAKEIEMWFPAHTTALDTVRTELESLLPAGRFTETPVQFIGSATHDVVEPGTDFGDYWYANLRSTVRFDKAVATAARRGGRIFVELSAHPALLFAMGDLLDDAAELTGGPVLTVGSGRRDQPLTEQLAANMTSVALADPGYRWLDLAGQRRQPLQDFPFASMRAEHHWAHPDPLAPVAGLTVAVEDWQELPVASSPGGTRRVTVLDLGAGELTGILRAALDSHPAVEAAEFDSADALIVVAPELAETDPVAAAEELSRRIDDGLLGYVDVVSPQTRDVWLVTADGEHASGTFRPAAAALAAMHRSIGFEFPDHNFRHLDVPADLDAAGATSAVAAMLGDADEIALRIRDSGPVLLRRSMADESSNAPTWTPETGILDEVVITGGAGAVGLHYARELAERGAKRIVLLSRGGLDAARLDELRKSHDAEIVAPRCDLTDDAQVSAVATQFAGGGASLVIHAAAAATITPGRELTGAAARETFAAKVFGIANLAAAWPLRSDARIVLCSSVSGLWGGYGHAAYAAANRLLDAMAGQLRAQGHTCAAVRWGLWQGAGIIDADEVARVERSGLRAMAPDRAVEASLRDYPGDPLVFTADTERLRTFLGIHDRPANRSARSDQDLNAHIDTAGMDATGAVRVALGSVLKLADTSGLDLDASLLDLGVDSLLALDLRKKLKKATGRSVPLATILGGATATEVIEHLERPEKEAFSRD; from the coding sequence GTGACGACGAACGTCCGGCTACCCGATGGGCGGACCCCGGTACTGCTCAGTGCGCACGCCGAGGATCTGATCAGCCTGGACGCCGCGGCGATCCTGGGTTACCTCGACCGCCGTCCGAGGGTCGAGGTGCCCGAGGTCGCGCATACGATTCTGAGCACCCGGCGCATGCGCCGCCACCGTGCGGTGATCCGCGCCGCCGACCGTGACGAACTCGCCGAAGCCCTCACGTCGCTCGTGAACGGCCAGGACCACCACCTGGTTACCCGGGCGTCGGTCGGTCCCCAGCACGGATCGCGGTCGCGCATCGCCTTCGTGTTCCCGGGGCAGGGCAGCCAGTGGCCGTCCATGGGTGTCGAGGCATACCACCGCGTGCCGGAATACCGCGCCGAGGCGGACAAGTGCGCCGCGCAGTTCGCGGCCGCGGGAGCCGCGTCACCCCTCGACTACCTGCTGGCCGACAACGGTGCAGCGACCAACGACTTCTCTCAGCTCCAGATCCAGGGCGCGCAGTTCGTCCACGGGGCCGCCCTGGCCCAGGTGTGGCGGTCGTGCGGGGTGCTGCCCGACATCACGGTGGGGCACAGCCTCGGCGAGATCGGCGCGGCCTACGTCGCGGGCAGTATCACGCTGCCCGAGGCGGTCGCCATCGTGATCGCACGCGCGACCGTGCTGGACCGGCTGACCGGACCCTATCGGGTCGCGGTGCTCGGTGTCACTGCTGACGAGGCTGCGGCGGTGGTCGCCGAAACACCGGGCTGGCTGGAGCTGTCGGTCGTGAATTCCCGTTCGTCGGTGGCAGTTTCGGGGGACAGCGACGCCGTGGCCGCGGCGGTGCGCACGGTGACCGAGCGGGGTGGTTTCGCGAAGGAAATCGAGATGTGGTTCCCGGCGCACACCACTGCCCTGGACACGGTCCGGACCGAACTCGAATCCTTGCTCCCAGCGGGTCGGTTCACCGAAACGCCCGTGCAGTTCATCGGTTCGGCAACCCACGACGTCGTCGAACCCGGCACCGATTTCGGCGATTACTGGTACGCCAACCTGCGCAGCACCGTGCGCTTCGACAAGGCGGTTGCGACTGCTGCGCGGCGCGGTGGCCGTATCTTCGTCGAACTCTCGGCGCACCCGGCGCTGTTGTTCGCGATGGGCGATCTGCTCGACGATGCCGCCGAGCTGACCGGCGGACCGGTGCTCACCGTGGGCTCGGGCCGACGCGACCAACCGCTCACCGAGCAGCTGGCGGCCAACATGACCTCGGTCGCGCTGGCCGATCCCGGCTACCGCTGGCTCGATCTGGCGGGGCAACGGCGACAGCCGTTGCAGGACTTCCCGTTCGCGTCCATGCGGGCCGAGCACCACTGGGCACACCCCGACCCTCTTGCGCCGGTCGCGGGCCTGACCGTCGCAGTGGAGGATTGGCAGGAACTGCCGGTGGCGTCCTCGCCCGGCGGTACGCGCCGGGTGACCGTGCTCGACCTCGGTGCCGGCGAGCTCACCGGGATCCTCCGCGCGGCCCTCGACAGCCATCCCGCCGTGGAGGCGGCCGAGTTCGATTCCGCCGACGCGCTGATCGTGGTGGCGCCCGAGCTCGCGGAAACCGACCCCGTTGCCGCCGCCGAAGAACTCAGTCGACGTATCGACGACGGACTGCTCGGCTACGTCGACGTCGTGTCGCCACAGACCCGCGACGTCTGGCTCGTCACGGCCGACGGAGAACACGCTTCCGGCACTTTCCGTCCCGCAGCTGCCGCGCTCGCGGCGATGCACCGCAGCATCGGCTTCGAATTTCCGGACCACAACTTCCGGCACCTCGACGTGCCCGCCGACCTCGACGCTGCCGGGGCGACGTCGGCGGTCGCGGCGATGCTCGGTGATGCCGACGAGATCGCCCTGCGCATCAGGGATTCCGGCCCCGTCCTGCTGCGGCGGTCGATGGCCGACGAATCGTCGAACGCGCCGACGTGGACCCCGGAGACGGGCATCCTCGACGAGGTCGTCATCACCGGCGGCGCGGGTGCGGTCGGGCTGCACTACGCACGCGAACTCGCCGAGCGCGGAGCCAAGCGGATCGTGCTGTTGAGCCGCGGCGGTCTCGACGCCGCCCGGCTCGACGAACTCCGCAAGTCCCACGACGCCGAGATCGTGGCACCGCGCTGCGATCTCACCGACGATGCGCAGGTTTCCGCTGTCGCCACGCAATTCGCGGGCGGTGGCGCCTCACTGGTGATCCATGCCGCGGCTGCCGCGACGATCACGCCCGGTCGGGAGCTGACCGGGGCGGCAGCGCGGGAGACCTTTGCAGCCAAGGTGTTCGGGATCGCCAACCTCGCCGCGGCTTGGCCGCTGCGCAGTGACGCCCGGATCGTGTTGTGCTCCTCGGTGTCCGGGCTGTGGGGCGGCTATGGCCATGCCGCGTACGCGGCCGCCAACCGCCTGCTCGACGCGATGGCCGGGCAACTGCGTGCACAGGGCCACACCTGCGCGGCCGTGCGCTGGGGTTTGTGGCAGGGCGCCGGGATCATCGACGCCGACGAGGTCGCCAGGGTTGAGCGGTCCGGGTTGCGGGCGATGGCGCCCGACCGAGCCGTCGAGGCGAGCCTGCGCGACTATCCCGGTGACCCACTGGTGTTCACCGCCGATACCGAGCGGTTGCGTACGTTCCTGGGGATCCACGATCGACCTGCGAACAGGAGTGCCCGCAGTGACCAAGACCTCAACGCCCACATCGACACGGCCGGGATGGACGCCACCGGCGCGGTGCGGGTCGCGTTAGGGTCGGTGCTGAAGCTGGCGGATACATCGGGACTCGACCTCGATGCGTCACTGCTCGACCTCGGTGTCGACTCGCTGCTGGCACTCGACCTGCGTAAGAAGCTCAAGAAGGCCACCGGGCGTTCTGTTCCCCTGGCCACGATTCTCGGCGGTGCCACCGCTACCGAGGTGATTGAGCACCTGGAAAGACCTGAGAAGGAAGCATTTTCGCGTGACTGA
- a CDS encoding non-ribosomal peptide synthetase codes for MTDTADLAATRTADARLELMRRKLAERGLAAAAGESDAAAPAVDPTVLSDGQRRMWFVQGFDPSGVLLNVSLSYRLTGDIDAERLHAALDAVARRHPILRTTYQADENGEPRATLHDDLAPGWATHDLSDKSERARKLRLEVLAQREFGTAFDLSSDSPLRITLIRTGPAEHVMLLVAHHIAWDDGSWRVFFTDLTRAYSGETLPETPRATAVAADTTDEDLEYWRAVMANPPEPLELPGPSGSVVPTTFRSQRSTLRLPADTVEKAAALARDTGATPYMVLLAAFAALINRYTHTDDFLVATPVLNRDTDETIGYYGNTVAMRLRPNGSTGFRNLVTATRDTALGAFAHQRVNLDRVVRELNPDRRHGAERMTRLSFGFREPDGGGFSPAGVTCERAELRGQHTQLPLGFMVEWDGSGATVEAEHLTEVMDADLAAQMLRHYAVLLEHALAEPDRPLSRLDLFTPEDAAWLRSVVAGEEFDTPATTLTALVTEQAARTPDATAVVYEGRHYSYREINESANRLAHWLIEQGIGTEDRVAVLLEKSPELVITALGIVKAGAVYLPVDPTYPEDRLTYILSDSDPKTILREPVTGLEKYPVTDPTDADRVRPLYPDNTAYLIYTSGSTGLPKGVPVPHRPIAEYFVWFGRDYQVSNDDRLLQVASQSFDVSIGEIFGMLAAGARLVIPKPGGLTDIAYLTELLRNEGITSMHFVPSLLGLFLSLPGVNEWRTLQRVPIGGEALPGEIADKFHATFDSLLHNFYGPTETVLNCTRYKVEGKQGARIVPIGTPKINTTIHLLDDALQPVPVGVIGEIYIGGTHVAHGYHRRPGLTAERFVADPFNPGGRMYRSGDLARRNADGDIEFVGRADEQVKIRGFRIELGEVSSAISVDPSVGQAVVVVSDLPTLGKSLVAYITPAAGAERVEIDRIRARVTAALPEYMIPAAYVELDEIPITTHGKIDRRALPEPEIKSANEFREPSTDTERDIATLFAELLDRDQVGADDSFFDLGGHSLLATKLVAAVRARCGVDVGVQDIFEHATVAGLAAHVDAVVASGATTGRPPIVAVPHDGPLQMSAAQLRQWFQFRIDGPNPVNNVPFAARLTGPCDVDALAAAVSDVVDRHEILRTTYREIDGAPYQIVHPRAAVPVRRAHGDGAEWLQTELEAERKYCFDLEADWPIRAAMLSTPDHHVLSLVVHHIAADHWSGAVLFTDLLTAYYARRAGKPVEQAPLPVQYADFAAWQAGLLAADNMIDEQREYWTRQLAGLPEDNGLQPDFPRPPVPTGEGAAFDFTIDTATREKLVELTRELGVTEFMLLQAAVAIALHKAGQGTDIPLGTPVAGRTAPELDALIGFFINIVVLRNDLSGNPTLREVLRRAREMALAAYQHQDLPFDRVVDAVSPVRTLSRNPLFGVVVHVREDLPQDQVIDTGADGETRFTALEPTFDVAHADLSLNFFAQAGGAGYKGTVIYRTELYEAQTAQRLVGWLHRVVEAFATDADQTLRDIAVIDPAERTRLLEDWSRKAVPPAGLPQTEGATHVYVLDESAEPVGVGVIGDVYYAGGAVDTAAGAASGAAAKRFVPNPFGDGRIYRTGDRARWTADGHLEPIAFGEPRLQAALEAVDGVAAAATRSWETRGAPLLAGYVVADHPVEDPQAFIAAVWDALPDDLPADVTPAVITVVDDLAPHRLFRPRVSVTASTGSVAPPETPTEQALAGLLVELLDLTEVGRFDEFFTLGGDSILAVQLAARARDAGLALTARMVFEHPALADLAQAVDAADGAAAEPSDTHHAPMAASGLSSDELASLTAAWGQDGGTST; via the coding sequence GTGACTGACACCGCAGATCTGGCCGCAACCCGCACCGCCGACGCTCGGTTGGAGTTGATGCGGCGCAAGCTCGCCGAGCGCGGACTCGCCGCCGCTGCAGGCGAGTCCGACGCGGCTGCCCCGGCGGTCGACCCCACCGTGCTGTCGGACGGCCAACGCCGCATGTGGTTCGTGCAGGGCTTCGATCCCAGCGGAGTGCTGCTCAACGTCAGCCTGTCCTACCGGCTCACCGGAGACATCGACGCAGAACGCCTGCATGCCGCGCTCGACGCGGTGGCTCGACGGCACCCGATCCTGCGGACCACATATCAGGCCGACGAAAACGGTGAACCTCGTGCGACTCTGCACGACGACCTGGCACCGGGCTGGGCCACGCATGACCTGTCCGACAAGTCTGAACGCGCACGCAAGCTGCGCCTCGAGGTGCTGGCCCAACGGGAGTTCGGCACCGCCTTTGACCTGAGCAGTGACTCGCCGCTGCGCATCACGCTGATCAGGACGGGGCCCGCGGAACACGTCATGTTGCTCGTCGCGCACCACATCGCGTGGGACGACGGGTCGTGGCGCGTCTTCTTCACCGACCTGACACGCGCCTATTCGGGCGAAACGCTGCCTGAGACCCCGCGCGCCACGGCCGTCGCCGCGGACACCACCGACGAGGATCTCGAGTATTGGCGCGCGGTCATGGCGAATCCGCCCGAGCCGCTCGAACTTCCCGGTCCCAGCGGATCCGTGGTGCCCACGACCTTCCGGTCACAACGCAGCACCCTGCGGCTGCCTGCCGACACGGTCGAGAAGGCCGCGGCGCTGGCCCGCGACACCGGAGCGACGCCGTACATGGTGCTGCTCGCCGCATTCGCCGCGCTCATCAACCGCTACACGCACACCGACGACTTCCTGGTCGCGACACCCGTGCTGAACCGCGACACCGACGAGACCATCGGCTACTACGGCAACACCGTCGCCATGCGGTTGCGGCCGAACGGCTCGACGGGGTTCCGCAACCTGGTCACGGCGACGCGGGACACCGCACTTGGCGCGTTTGCCCACCAGCGCGTCAACCTGGACCGCGTGGTGCGCGAGCTCAACCCGGACCGCCGTCACGGTGCGGAGCGGATGACGAGGTTGAGCTTCGGCTTCCGGGAACCCGACGGCGGCGGCTTCAGCCCGGCTGGCGTGACTTGTGAGCGTGCCGAGCTGCGGGGCCAGCACACCCAACTGCCACTGGGATTCATGGTCGAGTGGGATGGTTCTGGTGCGACGGTCGAAGCCGAGCATCTCACCGAGGTCATGGACGCCGACCTGGCCGCCCAGATGCTGCGCCACTATGCGGTGCTGCTCGAGCACGCCCTGGCCGAACCGGACCGGCCGCTGTCGCGACTCGACCTGTTCACCCCCGAAGACGCCGCGTGGCTGCGCTCGGTGGTCGCCGGTGAGGAGTTCGACACCCCGGCCACGACTCTGACCGCACTCGTGACCGAACAAGCGGCCCGCACCCCCGATGCGACTGCCGTGGTCTACGAAGGTCGGCACTACAGCTACCGCGAGATCAACGAATCGGCGAACCGGTTGGCGCACTGGTTGATCGAGCAGGGGATCGGCACCGAGGACCGGGTCGCGGTGCTGCTGGAGAAGTCACCCGAACTGGTCATCACCGCGCTCGGCATCGTAAAGGCGGGTGCGGTGTACCTGCCGGTCGATCCGACGTACCCGGAAGACCGGCTCACCTACATCCTGTCCGACTCCGATCCGAAAACCATTCTGCGCGAACCGGTCACCGGGCTGGAGAAGTACCCGGTCACCGATCCGACCGACGCCGACCGGGTGCGGCCGCTGTATCCGGACAACACCGCGTACCTCATCTACACGTCGGGGTCGACCGGTCTGCCCAAGGGGGTGCCGGTACCGCACCGGCCCATCGCGGAGTACTTCGTGTGGTTCGGCCGCGACTACCAGGTCTCCAACGACGATCGCCTGCTGCAGGTGGCCTCACAGAGCTTCGACGTGTCGATCGGCGAGATCTTCGGCATGCTGGCCGCCGGCGCGCGGCTGGTGATCCCGAAGCCGGGCGGGCTGACCGACATCGCGTACCTGACCGAGCTGCTGCGCAACGAGGGCATCACCTCGATGCACTTCGTCCCGTCGCTGCTGGGCCTGTTCCTGTCCCTGCCCGGTGTCAACGAATGGCGCACGCTGCAACGAGTTCCGATCGGTGGTGAGGCCCTGCCCGGCGAGATCGCCGACAAGTTCCATGCCACGTTCGACTCGCTGCTGCACAACTTCTACGGACCGACCGAGACCGTGCTCAACTGCACGCGGTACAAGGTCGAGGGCAAGCAGGGCGCGCGCATCGTGCCCATCGGAACTCCCAAGATCAACACCACGATCCACCTGCTCGACGATGCGCTGCAGCCGGTGCCCGTCGGCGTCATCGGTGAGATCTACATCGGCGGAACCCATGTCGCGCACGGCTACCACCGGCGTCCCGGGCTGACCGCCGAGCGGTTCGTCGCCGACCCGTTCAACCCCGGCGGCCGGATGTACCGCTCCGGGGATCTCGCCCGCCGCAACGCGGACGGCGACATCGAGTTCGTCGGACGCGCCGACGAACAGGTCAAGATCCGCGGTTTCCGTATCGAACTCGGCGAGGTGTCCTCGGCCATCTCGGTGGATCCGTCGGTGGGCCAGGCCGTCGTGGTCGTCAGCGATCTGCCGACCCTTGGCAAGAGCCTCGTCGCGTACATCACCCCGGCGGCCGGTGCGGAACGGGTGGAGATCGACCGCATCCGGGCCCGGGTGACCGCGGCGTTGCCGGAATACATGATCCCCGCGGCCTACGTCGAGCTCGACGAGATCCCCATCACCACGCACGGCAAGATCGACCGCAGGGCGCTGCCGGAACCGGAGATCAAGTCCGCCAACGAATTCCGTGAACCGTCGACCGATACTGAACGCGACATCGCGACGTTGTTCGCCGAGTTGCTCGACCGCGATCAGGTGGGGGCCGACGACTCGTTCTTCGATCTCGGCGGTCACTCGCTGCTGGCCACCAAACTGGTGGCGGCGGTGCGGGCGCGCTGCGGTGTGGACGTCGGTGTGCAGGACATCTTCGAACATGCCACGGTGGCGGGGCTCGCCGCCCACGTCGATGCGGTGGTGGCATCGGGCGCGACCACCGGTAGGCCGCCGATCGTGGCCGTGCCGCACGACGGCCCGCTGCAGATGTCGGCCGCTCAGCTGCGGCAGTGGTTCCAGTTCCGCATCGACGGCCCGAACCCGGTCAACAACGTGCCGTTCGCCGCGCGCCTGACCGGCCCGTGCGACGTCGACGCGCTGGCCGCCGCAGTGAGCGACGTGGTCGACCGGCACGAGATTCTGCGCACCACGTATCGCGAGATCGACGGTGCGCCATACCAGATCGTCCACCCGCGCGCTGCGGTGCCGGTGCGCCGTGCACACGGAGACGGCGCGGAGTGGCTGCAGACGGAACTCGAAGCCGAGCGCAAGTACTGCTTCGATCTGGAGGCAGATTGGCCGATCCGGGCCGCCATGCTGTCGACGCCAGATCACCATGTGCTGTCGCTCGTGGTGCACCACATCGCCGCTGATCACTGGTCGGGTGCTGTGTTGTTCACCGATCTCCTCACGGCGTACTACGCCCGCCGGGCCGGCAAGCCGGTCGAGCAGGCGCCGCTGCCCGTGCAGTACGCCGATTTTGCGGCGTGGCAGGCTGGGCTGCTGGCCGCCGACAACATGATCGACGAGCAACGCGAGTACTGGACCCGGCAGCTGGCCGGATTGCCCGAGGACAACGGGCTGCAGCCCGACTTCCCGCGCCCGCCGGTACCCACCGGCGAGGGGGCGGCGTTCGATTTCACCATCGACACGGCCACTCGGGAGAAGCTCGTCGAGCTCACCCGCGAACTCGGCGTCACCGAGTTCATGTTGCTGCAGGCCGCCGTCGCGATCGCGTTGCACAAGGCCGGCCAGGGCACCGACATCCCGCTCGGCACCCCGGTCGCCGGACGCACCGCCCCGGAACTCGACGCGCTGATCGGTTTCTTCATCAACATCGTGGTGTTGCGCAACGACCTGTCCGGCAATCCGACGCTGCGCGAGGTGCTGCGCCGAGCCAGGGAAATGGCCCTCGCCGCTTATCAGCATCAGGATCTCCCGTTCGATCGGGTCGTCGACGCGGTGAGCCCGGTGCGCACCCTGTCACGCAACCCGCTGTTCGGTGTCGTGGTGCACGTGCGCGAAGATCTGCCGCAGGACCAGGTCATCGACACGGGCGCTGACGGCGAGACCCGGTTCACCGCACTGGAACCCACGTTCGACGTGGCGCATGCCGACCTGTCGCTCAACTTCTTCGCGCAAGCGGGAGGTGCCGGCTACAAGGGCACCGTCATCTATCGGACCGAGCTCTACGAAGCGCAGACCGCGCAGCGGCTGGTGGGATGGCTGCACCGCGTCGTCGAGGCGTTCGCGACCGACGCCGACCAGACGCTGCGCGACATCGCGGTGATCGACCCGGCGGAACGCACCCGGCTGCTGGAGGATTGGAGCCGCAAGGCCGTGCCGCCCGCCGGGCTGCCGCAGACCGAGGGTGCCACCCACGTCTACGTGCTCGACGAGTCGGCCGAGCCGGTGGGCGTCGGGGTGATCGGTGACGTGTACTACGCCGGTGGCGCCGTCGACACCGCGGCCGGCGCCGCGTCGGGAGCGGCCGCGAAACGGTTCGTGCCCAACCCCTTCGGTGACGGACGGATCTACCGCACGGGCGACCGTGCCCGCTGGACCGCGGACGGCCACCTCGAGCCGATCGCCTTCGGGGAGCCGCGGCTGCAGGCCGCACTGGAGGCGGTCGACGGCGTCGCGGCCGCGGCGACCAGGAGTTGGGAGACGCGGGGTGCGCCGCTGCTCGCCGGGTACGTCGTCGCCGACCATCCGGTCGAAGACCCGCAGGCCTTCATCGCCGCGGTGTGGGACGCGCTGCCCGATGATCTGCCCGCCGACGTCACGCCTGCTGTCATCACCGTGGTCGACGACCTGGCGCCGCACCGGTTGTTCCGTCCGCGGGTCAGCGTGACCGCATCGACGGGATCGGTTGCGCCGCCGGAGACGCCGACCGAACAGGCGTTGGCCGGCCTGCTCGTCGAATTGCTCGACCTCACCGAGGTCGGCCGATTCGACGAGTTCTTCACCCTCGGCGGCGACAGCATCCTCGCGGTGCAGCTCGCCGCGCGGGCCCGCGACGCCGGGCTGGCGTTGACCGCGCGGATGGTGTTCGAACACCCCGCGCTCGCCGACCTCGCACAGGCTGTCGACGCCGCCGACGGCGCGGCTGCGGAACCCTCCGACACGCACCACGCGCCCATGGCGGCCTCCGGGCTCTCATCCGACGAGCTCGCATCGCTGACCGCTGCGTGGGGCCAGGACGGGGGGACGTCGACGTGA
- a CDS encoding beta-ketoacyl [acyl carrier protein] synthase domain-containing protein, with protein sequence MSSSGHTSRSETTDPVVIVGMALEAPGGIDTADAYWALLSEQREALGRFPADRGWAIRDLLEGSRRDGFKRIHDLGGFLTGAATFDPAFFGISPREAAAMDPQQRVALRLAWRSLENAGINPDDIAGHDVGCYVGASYLEYGPELTEFSHHSGHLITGTSLGVISGRIAYTLDLAGPALTVDTSCSSALTAFHTAVGALRAGDCDMALTGGVCVMGTPGYFVEFSKQHALSDDGHCRPYSAHASGTVWAEGAAMFVLQRRSRALADGRRILAEVRATAINQDGRTTGLTAPSGAAQQRLFAKAIDQAGVRAEDIGLIEGHGTGTRLGDRTELRALMQTYGATAPGAGAWLGSVKSNVGHAQAAAGGLGLAKVIIAAQHAAIPATLHVDEASREIDWESQGLRLATKLTQWHAVNDERVAAVSAFGMSGTNAHAIVAIPDSGEAA encoded by the coding sequence ATGAGCTCTAGTGGGCACACATCCCGATCCGAGACCACGGATCCCGTGGTGATCGTGGGGATGGCGTTGGAGGCACCCGGCGGAATCGACACCGCAGACGCCTATTGGGCGCTGTTGTCCGAGCAGCGGGAAGCCCTCGGACGCTTTCCGGCCGACCGGGGCTGGGCGATTCGCGACCTTTTGGAAGGCTCGCGCCGGGACGGCTTCAAACGTATCCACGACCTGGGTGGGTTCCTCACCGGTGCAGCGACATTCGACCCCGCGTTCTTCGGGATCTCGCCGCGCGAAGCGGCAGCCATGGACCCTCAGCAGCGGGTGGCACTGCGATTGGCCTGGCGATCGCTCGAGAACGCCGGGATCAACCCCGACGACATCGCCGGGCATGACGTCGGCTGCTACGTCGGCGCCTCGTACCTGGAGTACGGTCCCGAACTGACCGAATTCTCCCACCACAGTGGGCATCTCATCACCGGCACGTCGCTCGGGGTGATCTCGGGGCGCATCGCCTACACGCTCGACCTGGCGGGGCCCGCCCTCACGGTCGACACGTCGTGTTCGTCGGCGCTGACCGCGTTCCACACTGCCGTCGGCGCACTCCGGGCCGGGGACTGCGACATGGCGCTGACCGGCGGGGTGTGCGTGATGGGCACGCCCGGGTACTTCGTCGAGTTCTCCAAGCAGCACGCGCTGTCCGACGACGGACACTGCCGACCCTACAGCGCGCATGCGAGCGGCACGGTATGGGCAGAAGGCGCCGCGATGTTCGTGCTGCAGCGCAGATCGCGTGCGCTGGCCGACGGCAGGCGCATCCTCGCCGAGGTTCGCGCCACCGCGATCAACCAGGACGGCCGCACCACGGGGTTGACCGCGCCGAGCGGCGCAGCGCAGCAGCGGCTGTTCGCCAAGGCCATCGACCAGGCCGGCGTGCGTGCGGAGGACATCGGATTGATCGAGGGGCACGGTACGGGAACGCGACTCGGGGACCGCACCGAACTGCGAGCCCTCATGCAGACCTACGGCGCCACGGCGCCGGGTGCGGGGGCGTGGCTGGGTTCGGTGAAATCCAACGTCGGGCACGCGCAGGCCGCCGCGGGCGGATTGGGTCTGGCCAAGGTGATCATCGCGGCGCAGCACGCGGCGATCCCGGCCACGTTGCACGTGGACGAGGCCAGCCGCGAAATCGACTGGGAATCCCAGGGTCTGCGATTGGCGACCAAGTTGACCCAGTGGCACGCGGTGAACGACGAACGCGTCGCGGCGGTGTCCGCCTTCGGGATGAGCGGCACCAACGCGCATGCGATCGTGGCGATCCCGGACTCCGGGGAGGCCGCGTGA
- a CDS encoding thioesterase II family protein → MTGADVQLTFKSWVKRYPGGENARPTLVFPHAGGAALAYRSLGSALAEAGSDAYVMQYPQRGDRLTHPAPATVGDLARDLFEAGDWSALGPLRLFGHCMGAVVAFEFARIAERGGVAVDALWVSASEAPSAVAASPALPMADAEILAEMVDLGGTDPELLADEDFVELLLMAVRADYAAFNRYACDADVTIAADIYALGGERDHRISEDMLRRWEVHTGGAFTCSMFDGGHFYVNEYTHDVAELVNEL, encoded by the coding sequence GTGACCGGCGCGGACGTCCAACTCACCTTCAAGTCCTGGGTCAAGCGATACCCAGGGGGTGAAAATGCCAGGCCCACATTGGTTTTCCCGCATGCAGGCGGCGCCGCACTGGCCTACCGGTCGCTGGGCAGCGCGTTGGCGGAGGCGGGTTCCGATGCGTATGTCATGCAGTACCCGCAGCGCGGTGACCGGCTGACGCATCCCGCACCGGCCACCGTCGGCGATCTGGCGCGTGACCTGTTCGAGGCGGGTGATTGGTCGGCACTCGGCCCGCTGCGGTTGTTCGGCCACTGCATGGGCGCGGTCGTGGCGTTCGAGTTCGCACGGATCGCCGAACGGGGCGGTGTCGCGGTGGACGCCCTCTGGGTATCGGCGAGCGAAGCCCCGTCAGCTGTGGCGGCGTCGCCCGCACTGCCGATGGCCGACGCCGAGATCCTGGCCGAGATGGTCGACCTCGGCGGCACGGATCCCGAGTTGCTCGCGGACGAGGACTTCGTCGAACTGTTGCTCATGGCGGTGCGCGCCGATTACGCGGCGTTCAACCGCTACGCGTGCGACGCCGACGTCACGATCGCGGCCGACATCTACGCCCTCGGTGGCGAACGCGACCATCGCATCAGCGAGGACATGCTGCGGCGGTGGGAGGTTCACACCGGCGGCGCGTTCACCTGCTCGATGTTCGACGGGGGCCACTTCTACGTCAACGAATACACCCACGACGTCGCGGAACTGGTCAATGAGCTCTAG